One genomic segment of Ascaphus truei isolate aAscTru1 chromosome 23, aAscTru1.hap1, whole genome shotgun sequence includes these proteins:
- the P3H4 gene encoding endoplasmic reticulum protein SC65, translating into MLLPLLPLLGALLLSPSPCGAQYEQYSFRGFPLSELQPLQATYARGMALYEGESWREAARALEAGLRLHRLLRDSEASCGQSCAGAQGPPDPGAEEEDGAAGEPPDWRRELQLFGRVLAKAVCLRKCKSGLAVFQQPYPDKETLAAFQRRDPYQYLHYAHFKCPHHVNWPIVRPKKDLSQVLSTMGVFQMEHNLWDSRNNAV; encoded by the exons AtgctgctccccctcctccccctcctggggGCGCTCCTCCTCTCGCCCTCCCCCTGCGGCGCTCAGTACGAGCAGTACAGCTtccgcggcttccccctctccgagctccagcccctgcaggccaCGTACGCCCGTGGCATGGCGCTCTACGAGGGCGAGTCGTGGCGGGAAGCCGCCCGCGCCCTGGAGGCCGGCCTGCGGCTCCACCGGCTGCTCCGGGACAGCGAGGCCTCCTGCGGCCAGAGCTGCGCGGGAGCCCAGGGGCCCCCCGACCCCGGAGCGGAGGAGGAGGACGGAGCCGCCGGGGAACCGCCGGACTGGCGCCGCGAGCTGCAGCTGTTCGGCCGGGTGCTGGCCAAGGCGGTGTGCCTGCGGAAGTGCAAGAGCGGGCTGGCGGTCTTCCAGCAGCCGTACCCCGACAAGGAGACCCTGGCCGCCTTCCAGAGGAGGGACCCGTACCAGTACCTCCACTACGCCCATTTCAAG TGCCCACATCATGTCAACTGGCCCATCGTAAGGCCGAAGAAGGACCTCTCCCAAGTGCTTTCCACTATGGGTGTCTTCCAGATGGAGCACAATCTGTGGGACTCTCGGAACAATGCTGTATAG